The Diabrotica virgifera virgifera chromosome 10, PGI_DIABVI_V3a genome has a window encoding:
- the LOC126878589 gene encoding E3 SUMO-protein ligase KIAA1586-like has product MSFFEVGKKEPTSVSPSSSATGEESKDNLTEQSNSIERCPKPDESDRLIVTNLKWPSIWNQEMWERKKQAFPWIDCREGKLGCSVCKHVSHLGANKTERSSIAKEWCSYQVTSNGKTKAAQLRSLRKKMFIHKTTSSHKAAKKIIEVSKSQTIEKVTDVMNVSHLETTKVIFRTAYYLAKSNRPYSDFFDLLELQRMNNVDVGIGLHSRNTAVEIIDHVSSEMKSKIIKSILNISGKISVIIDESTAVGSKSNLIVYLKCEFSKEQNPHFLFLELIELSSQTSQVIVESLLSCLKISGFDDDYLKENFVSFASDGASVMLGKKSGVAERLLEMYPDIIVWHCMNHRLELALSDAVDEVGAVNHFQIFMDKIYSTYSKSPKNQRELSECASKLEQQLQKIGKVLGTRWVASSYRAVSAVWYGYSAIYNHFEKAKTDKNRSSTERSMYCGLSRQLSSLQFLLNLAIMYDILAELSMLSEALQNRETTVVYADKLIRRSIRFFETLKETPGTKSLEAYIAEKDGNFNNVPITNNPKIATINHKQVITSVINNLTRRMFTTKSSHESKSSASSNCKQQYDSLLSDLKVLETDQYPTDKSVRYGEEQIQNLCKRFKLNKAKITNCFRDYIEANSPSRIPKDLIPLLNCTKLIPCSSSECERGFSLMNQIMTDLRTRLLTRHVSSLMFIKQHGPSITEWNVEPYVNTWLRRHRTADDTRTRTAKPYPEEENPFVQFL; this is encoded by the coding sequence ATGTCATTTTTCGAAGTAGGGAAAAAAGAACCAACTTCTGTTTCTCCTTCATCATCAGCTACAGGTGAGGAAAGTAAAGATAATTTAACCGAACAGTCTAATTCAATTGAACGTTGTCCTAAACCGGATGAGTCTGATAGACTTATAGTCACTAATTTAAAATGGCCATCTATTTGGAACCAAGAAATGTGGGAGCGAAAAAAACAAGCTTTTCCTTGGATTGATTGTAGGGAAGGAAAACTTGGATGTAGTGTTTGTAAACACGTGTCGCACTTGGGTGCTAATAAGACAGAGCGCTCCAGCATTGCAAAAGAATGGTGTTCTTACCAAGTTACTTCTAATGGTAAAACTAAGGCTGCTCAACTCAGATCGCTGAGAAAAAAAATGTTCATCCACAAAACAACCTCTAGTCATAAGGCAGCCAAAAAGATTATTGAAGTAAGCAAATCCCAAACTATTGAAAAAGTCACAGATGTCATGAATGTTTCGCACCTCGAAACAACAAAAGTTATTTTCAGAACTGCTTACTATCTAGCCAAGAGCAATAGGCCTTACTCAGACTTCTTTGACCTGTTAGAATTGCAAAGAATGAACAATGTTGATGTTGGAATCGGGCTACATTCTAGAAATACTGCTGTAGAAATAATTGATCACGTTTCAAGTGAAATGAAATCAAAAATTATCAAGTCAATTTTAAACATTTCGGGTAAAATATCAGTTATTATAGATGAGTCAACAGCTGTAGGCTCAAAATCTAATCTAATAGTGTATTTAAAATGTGAATTCAGCAAAGAGCAGAATCCTCATTTTTTGTTCTTAGAGTTGATTGAACTGAGCAGTCAAACATCTCAGGTAATTGTTGAAAGTTTGCTAAGCTGTTTGAAAATAAGCGGATTTGATGATGATTACTTGAAAGAAAATTTTGTTTCATTTGCAAGTGACGGTGCCAGCGTCATGTTGGGTAAAAAATCAGGTGTAGCTGAAAGATTGCTTGAGATGTACCCAGATATTATTGTTTGGCATTGCATGAATCATAGACTAGAGCTAGCCTTAAGTGATGCAGTTGATGAAGTTGGGGCCGTAAatcattttcaaatatttatggATAAAATATACTCCACTTACAGTAAGTCACCGAAAAACCAACGTGAACTCTCCGAGTGTGCCTCAAAGCTGGAACAACAACTCCAAAAAATTGGAAAAGTTTTAGGGACTCGATGGGTTGCAAGTTCCTATCGTGCAGTTTCGGCTGTGTGGTATGGTTACTCTGCCATTTACAACCACTTTGAAAAGGCGAAGACAGACAAGAACAGAAGTTCTACTGAAAGATCTATGTACTGTGGCCTATCAAGGCAATTATCATCATTACAGTTTCTGTTAAATTTAGCCATTATGTATGACATTTTGGCTGAACTTTCGATGCTTTCAGAGGCTTTGCAAAACAGAGAAACTACTGTTGTTTATGCTGATAAATTGATCAGAAGAAGCATTAGATTTTTTGAAACTCTGAAAGAAACGCCTGGAACCAAGAGCCTTGAGGCTTACATTGCTGAGAAGGACGGTAATTTCAACAATGTCCCCATTACAAACAATCCAAAAATTGCGaccatcaatcacaaacaagtgaTAACAAgtgtaataaacaatttaactaGAAGAATGTTTACTACTAAATCCAGTCATGAGTCAAAATCAAGCGCCTCTTCAAACTGTAAGCAACAATACGATTCTCTTCTATCTGATTTAAAAGTACTGGAAACTGATCAGTACCCAACTGACAAATCAGTACGATATGGGGAAGAACAAATTCAAAATCTCTGCAAAAGGTTTAAGCTTAACAAAGCGAAAATAACAAACTGCTTTCGAGATTATATCGAAGCCAATTCACCTTCTAGAATACCAAAAGATCTCATCCCGTTGTTGAACTGCACTAAACTGATTCCATGTAGTTCGTCAGAATGTGAACGAGGTTTTAGTCTCATGAACCAGATAATGACTGATTTGCGAACTAGACTCTTAACCAGACATGTTTCAAGCCttatgtttataaaacaacatGGACCAAGTATAACCGAGTGGAATGTGGAGCCCTATGTGAACACCTGGTTGAGGAGACACCGCACAGCAGACGACACTAGGACACGCACGGCAAAACCTTATCCGGAAGAAGAAAATCCATTTGTTCAGTTTTTGTAA